The following proteins are encoded in a genomic region of Hemibagrus wyckioides isolate EC202008001 linkage group LG29, SWU_Hwy_1.0, whole genome shotgun sequence:
- the emc4 gene encoding ER membrane protein complex subunit 4 codes for MSSPGGQGGALSTKATGPKRMKWALELSLANTRTRGDRQLKDGEVMYPVGYSDKPVPDTSVQEADRNLVEKRCWDVALGPLKQIPMNLFIMYMSGNTISIFPIMMVCMMAWRPIQALMSMSATFKLLESSSQQWLQGTVYLIGNLLGSALAIYKCQSMGLLPTHSSDWLAFIEPPQRLEIMGGGLVL; via the exons ATGTCATCACCGGGGGGACAGGGAGGAGCTTTGTCCACTAAAGCCACAGGACCAAAGAGGATGAAATGGGCTCTGGAGCTAAGTCTGGCCAACACCAG GACTCGAGGAGATAGGCAGCTGAAGGATGGAGAAGTTATGTATCCTGTGGGCTACTCGGATAAACCGGTCCCTGACACCAGCGTGCAGGAGGCTGACCGCAACCTGGTGGAGAAG AGATGCTGGGATGTAGCCCTTGGCCCTCTGAAGCAAATCCCCATGAATCTGTTCATTATGTACATGTCTGGCAACACAATTTCTATCTTCCCCAtcatgatggtgtgtatgatggcaTGGAGGCCCATTCAGGCGCTCATGTCCATGTCTGCAA CCTTTAAACTGCTGGAGAGTTCGAGTCAGCAGTGGCTCCAGGGGACGGTCTACCTAATCGGAAACTTGCTCGGCTCAGCGCTGGCCATCTACAAGTGTCAGTCAATGGGTCTCCTCCCAACACATTCGTCTGATTGGCTCGCCTTTATTGAACCTCCGCAG AGGTTGGAGATAATGGGTGGAGGATTGGTCCTGTGA